In Geotalea uraniireducens, the genomic window GCCGGCGCACAGAGGAACGGCGGCAGTGGCCGGTATTCCCGAACGATCTCGGTCCCCGGCGGGATTTCGTGGATCAGGACGTTCAGCGTCCGGTCGAGTTCCTCGTTGACGTCGACCGTCATGATTTCCGCATCGTCGACATGGGAAAAGCCTTTCAGATCGCTGACGATGGTCTTCACCCGCTCGGCACCGCCAAGGCTCTGCCGCAGCAACTCATCGAGATCCCCCATGATGAAATCGAGGCGCAAATCCTGCCACTTGCGGCGGAAACGGGCCAGTTCCTCCTCGTCCCGCGCCAACAGCAGGCGGGAGAATTCGAGCATCTCCCGCAGCCGGTCGGCATACTTGGTGAGACTGTGGAGATTGCTGGTGATAAAGCCGAGCGGGTTGTTGATTTCATGGGCAACGCCGGCGGCCAGTTGGCCGACCGAGGCCATCTTCTCCCGCTGCAGCAGCTTGGCATAGGTCTGGCGCAGCTCTTCCGTCCGTTCCCGAACCTTCACCTCCAGGCTGGCCGCCAGCTCCCGGTAGCGGGCCTCGGAGGCCGCCAGTTCCCGGTTGATCGCCACCAGCTCTTCATAGGACTGGTTAACCACCACCGTATGCATCTCGGTGGTCAACATCCGCTTCAGACTGGCATTCACCAGGATCTGCAGGGCTTCAGCCAAAAGGTCGGCAACCGTCCGCAGGTACGCCTCCCGTCCGGCCCCCCCCAGCAGCACTAGTGAGCCGACCGGCTCGCCCTCGAGGAGCAGCGGCCGCCGCTCGACGAGCACCCCGCCCCCTGCCGCCGGAAGTTTCGCCAAGCCCGTATCGCCGAACCAGAGCACCTCGCCGGCATCGTCGATCAAGAGCGCCCCGCTTGCCCCGCCCCGCACGGCGCTGGTCAACAGCGGCATCACCTCGTTGCCGGCAACGACATCGACGAGCCGCTTTTCGGCCCCGACCACATAGCTGATCGAATGCTGGCTCACCTGCTCCCCCTTACGTTTCCGGCTGATCGACCCGGTTGACCAGCCGTTGCACGAAGGTCGCCCGATCAAGGCCATGATCTTCCCGCAGCCGGTGTTTCAGATCGATATGGTCGTAGATCAGCCCCGCCACTTCGCGAAACGTCTCCACTACCCCCCACCCCTGGAGCGCCGAGGCAAGCACGACCGGAATGCCGGTCGGTCCCCAGATGCGGGAGATCTCGGTCTCCGAGATGATCTCTTTCAGATCACGCTTGTTGAACTGCACGACCAGCGGCAGCTGCTCGATGTCGATCCCGACCAGCGCCAGGTTCTTTTCGAGATTCGCGAAACTTTCGCCGTTGTTGGCCCCTTCCGCGTACTGCGAATCGGCGACGAACACGACGCCGTCGGCCCGCTGCAGAACCGCTTTCCGGGTGGCGTCGTGGCGGACCTGCCCCGGCACGGTATACACCTTGACCTTGATCTTCAGCCCGCTCGGCGCCACCAGGAAAAACGGCAGCAGGTCGAAAAAAATCGTCCGGTCGTCGGTAGTATCGAGCATCATCAATTCACCCCGCCCCTCCCGGGCAAGGAGGTCGTGGAGACGGAGCAGATTGGTGGTCTTGCCCGACAGCGCCGGCCCGTAATAGACCAGCTTCAGAACCATCCGCTGCTGTGATTCATCGTACTCGATCACGTTGTTCCCTCCGGCTGCCGTTACGTGGTGCCGTCCCCGGCACCGGTCCGCCACCTTCAGCCATGCTGTTCATCCTCAGCCGCGAGAGAATCGGGGATCACGCCGTTCGTCCGCAGCACACCGAGGAAGATCGTCACCAGTTGCGGATCGAGGGCGCTCCCGGCCATCGAGGAAAAAATCTCTACCGCCTTGCGCATCGGGAAGGCCCGGCGATAGGGGCGGTCGGTCGTCAAGGCGTCGAATACATCGGCAGCAGCAACGATCCGGGCCTCCAGCGGAATCTGCTCGCCGGCCAATCCGTGGGGATAGCCGTCGCCATCGTACCGTTCGTGGTGGGAAAGGACGATGTTCAGGATGGTCGGCGACAGATGGGCCTGCTGGACGACTTCCGCCCCCCAGTCCGGATGCTTCTTCAGCGTCTCGAAATCGCTGGCGTTGACGGGGCCGCCGAAATTGAGGATTGCATCGGGAACGCCGATCTTGCCGCAATCGTGCAGCCAGCTGCCGAAACGGATATCCTTGACGGTCCGCTGCGGCAGGTGCAACGCTTCGGCGAGCATCAGCGCGTAAGCGGCGACCCGCCCGCAGTGCCCCTTGGTGTAGGGGTCCTTCAGTTCGATCGTCTGGGCCAGCGACCGGAGGATCGTCTCGTCTTCCTCCCGCAACGCCTTGATGGTTCGGTAGCGTTGCAAGGATTGCCTGACTGTTTCGACGAACTCGTCATTGTCCCAGGGTTTGACAACGAAGCGGTAAACCTCGCCCCGGTTGATCGCCGCCAGAGCGGTGGGAAGATCGGCATAGGCGGTCATCAGGATTTTCACCGCATACGGTGAGACATATTTCAGATCCGCCAGGAAATCGAGCCCCCGCTTGCCCGGCATCAGATTGTCGGAAACGACGACCGCAATCTCTTCCTGTGCGATGATCTCCAGGGCCTGGTCGGCATTCCCGGCAAAGCTGAGCGCAATGTCGTTGTCGACGAACAACCTTTCAATCGAACTGAGAATGGATGCTTCATCATCGACGAACAGAACTTTTTCCATTAGCGCCCCTCTCCACGAATCAGGACCACTACGGTCCCCTGTTGGCCCTCTTCATCAAGTGCCGCGATCCGCACCTGGAGCGGCATCCCCCGCAACACCAGTTCCCGCCCCTGCTCCCCGTCGCCGGCCGGCTTGATCAGATCGAGAAAGGCGGCGGGAAGCGCCCCGTCAGCCTGGGAGCCGACCAGTTGGCCGAGTTCGCAACCGAGCAGGTCCGCACACTCCTGGTTGCACTGCGCGACGACCCCCTCGGGATCGATCCCGAGCACTGCTACCGGGAGGGCATCGAGAATGTTCTGGGCCCGGCTGAGCACCCGATTCTGCAGCATCAGTACCCGGGTCCGTTCGAGCACCTTCTCTTCGAGAATCTGATTGATGCGGGCAAGTTCGTCGTTTTTCCGGGTCAACTCGGCCAGCAGCTGAACATTGTGCTGGTGGAGGAAATAGCGCTCGATGGCATTGACGATGGTCACCCGTACTTCGTCTTCGTTCCACGGCTTCGGAATAAATTTGTAAATCTGCCCGTCGTTGATCGCCGACACAATGGCAGCCGTATCGGCATAGCCCGACAGGACGATCCGGATCGTATCGGGCCACTGCTTGCAGACTTCCCGCAGGAAATCGACGCCGTTCATGATCGGCATCCGGTAATCGGAGATCACGATATGGATCGGCTGGACTTTCTCCAGGGTTGCCAATCCCTCCTCGGCCGACGAACAGGTCAGGATTTCGTAGTCGTCGTCCATGAACATCCTTTCCAGAGCCCGCAGGACGTTCACCTCGTCGTCGACGCAAAGAATTTTCACTCGCTCTTCCATCGCCTTCTCCCTTCCTCCCGCCGGTTCAGCTCGGCCGGCTATCCGACGTAATCATCGGCAGGCGGACCGTAAAGGTTGTCCCCACCCCCACCTCGCTCGCCACCGACAAATCACCGCCATGCTTCTTGACGATATCGTAACTGATCGACAAGCCGAGGCCGGTTCCTTTGCCAACCTCCTTGGTGGTAAAGAACGGCTCGAAAATCCGGGACAGGTTCTCGACCGGGATCCCGGCCCCCGTATCCGCGATCGACACAAACAGCGATTTTTCGTCGGTCCAGGTCCGGACGGCGATCTCCCCCTGTTTGTCGATGGCATGGGCGGCATTGACCAGCAGGTTCATGAATACCTGGTTGAGCTGCTGGGGGTAGCACTTGATCAGCGGGATGTCGCCGTAATCCTTGTTAAGAGTCGCCTTGTACTTGATTTCGTTCCAGACGATATTGATCGTGCTGTCCAGACATTCGTGAACGCTCGCCATTTTACATTCCGCCTCATCCACCCGGGAAAAACTCTTCAGGTCCTGAACGATCTTGCGCACCCGGTCGGCACCGTCGAGGGATTCGGCGATCAGGCTACCGATATCGTCCAGCACGTAATCGATCTTCAGCTGTTTCCTCCCGGCCGCGATCTCAGCAATGACGGCTTGATCGCCGCTGGCGGCAAGCATCTCCTCCAGCGTTTTGATAAAGGTGGCAAGCTTATCCTGGTACTTGCCAAGGGTACCAAGATTGCTGGTGATAAAGCCGATCGGGTTGTTGATCTCGTGGGCCACGCCGGCGGCAAGCTGACCGATCGACGCCATCTTCTCTTTCTGCAGCATCTGGGCATGGGCCGATTTCAACTCACCGTAGGCCTCCTCCAGGGCCGCCGAAACTCGCTTGATTTCCGTAGTGTCATGGAGGGTAATCACCCCGCCGCCCGTGCCGGTCTCACCTTCGCCATACGTGTAATGGGCGAGGAAAAACCAGCGGTCGCTCGGCCGGTGATAATATTCACGCCCTCGTCCCGACATCGCGCCCTCTTCCATCTCCGGTGTCAGGAGCAGTTCCTGCCACGAGGTGCCGACAATCTCCTGGTTACCTTTCCCGGTAAGCTCCAGGACCGCCTTGTTGCAGCGGCGAATCTTCCCCTGCCGGTCGATCAGCAGCACCAGGTCGGCCATGCAGTTGAGGGTCTCTTCCCATTCGTTCTTCGCTTTTTCGACCTGTTTGAACAGGCTGCTCAACTGCTCGTGCTTGACTACCAGTTCGGCCTTGCTCTTCAGCAGAGCGCGCTCGGCCTCCTTGCGGGCAGTGATGTCCTCTTTTACGGCCAGGTAGTGGGTAATCTGCCCCTCGCTGTCGTAAATCGGCGCAATGGTGGCAAACTCCCAGAAAAATTCCCCGTTTTTCCTTTTATTGTGCAGTTCACCCCGCCACTCGCCGCCGCTCGTAATGGTTTCCCAGAGCTGCCGGTACTTATCCGCCTGGGTGTCTCCCGATTTGAGGATACGGGGGTTCTGGCCAATTGCCTCGTGCAGCCCGTAGCCGGTCACCTGGACGAATTTCTGGTTGACGTATTCGATCGTCCCCTCTGTATCGGTAATAACGATCGAACTGGCACTCTGCTCGACCGCCCGCATCAATTTCCGCAGTTCATCCTCGGCCTTGCGGCGCTCGGAAATATCGAAGCAGACGCCGATGTAGCCGGCAAACTGGCCGGTCAGGTCGTGGAACGGCCGACCGTTGTCGACAAGCCAGCGGTATTCGCCCGAAGCGTGGCAGAGGCGGTACTCAATGACAAACGGCTCTTGGGCGTTAAATGCCTGCCGATAGCTGATCAGACAATGGTCGCGATCATCGGGATGGACGTTTTGGAGCCATCCCTCGCCAAGCTCCTGCTCCAATGTCCGGCCGGTAAAATCGAGCCAGGTCCGGTTGAAATAGTTGCAGAGGCCGTTCACGCCGGCCCGCCAGATCGGCGCCGGAAACTCCTCGAAGAGTGTTAGGTAAAAATCCCGCAGCTTGGCAACGTTCTCTTCGGCAATTTTACGCTGAGTAATATCCTGCAACGTTTCGACAACGGCGATCATTGTCCCGTCGGCAAGGCGGACCGGCGCCGCATCGAAAGAGATGTAACGGGCTTTGCCGCCGAGGTGGGTGTACCAGCCCTCCGCCTGCAGCCCTTCGCGTGTCATGGTGGAGGGGGCGATCGAATGGAAATAGGCCGCGGCAGTATCGCGATCGCCGCTGAGTACCACATCGGCCAGGGTAGGCCGTTCCCGATCGTAAAATCCCTGCCACTGCCGCGACGTACCGATAACCTGCGGTGCCGGCAGTCCGGTCAATTCCTCGCAGGCCCGGTTCCAGATGATAACCCGGTGCTGGGCATCGATGACAAACATCGGCACGGCCGCATTCTGAATCAGGCTTTCGGCAAAATCCCGCTGGGCCCGCACTACTTCCTCCATCACCTTCCGTTCGGTAATGTCCTGGAAGCTGCTTCGGATTCCGCGCGGCGCGCCGTCCGGCGTCATCACCCGGTGACAGTTGTGGGTAAGCCAGCGGACCGTTCCCGACTTGGTCACAATCCGGAGATCGAGCGGATCATGCCAGCTTTCGGAAGGCGGACTTGCCAGATGGTTCGTCCAGACATCACGTTCGTCGGGATGGACCAGCTCATTGAATAGCCCGGGACGGGCATAGAATTCCCGGTCTTCATAACCGGTCAGCTGCAGACAGTTGGAAGATATAAAGCGGATGACCCCGGCTTCGTCATGCCAGACCGCCAATTCGCTCGTAAACTGGGCCACGATCCGGTATTTCTCCTGCTTCTGCCGCAAATCGGCGCTCTTCCGATCGATTTCCGCGAGCATCGCATTGAAGGCCTGTGCCAAATCGCCGATCTCGTCTCTACCCGGCCGGGCAATAAAGCGTTCAGCACCCCGTTTGCCGCCAACCGTCCGGACATGGGCGGTAAGTCCCAGGAGAGGGGCGGTCAGGAATTTCATCAGCAGCCAGACGATCGCCGTCGACAACACCAGGGCAACCACAAGGAAGGCAAAAATGCGCCCCCGGGCTTTAACCAGCGGCGCATACGCTTCGGCGAGGGGATAATGGCAGGCAAGTATCCAATCCACCGCTTTCAGGTGGACAAAGGAAGAGATGCCGCGCACGCTCTTGGAATTGAGATTCTCCAGCGAGCCGTCGAAGCCCGCCAGCGCTTGGTCGATGCCGGCATTACGGCCCGGCGGCACGTAGTCGAGGATGCGTGATTTCTCTTTATGCACCGCAAGGTGGCGCTTCGCAGTTATGGCATAAACATAGCCGCTCGTGCCGATGCGCAGGCTGGCAATGGCCCCGAGGAACGTATCGTTGAGGAGGTTGTGCCGGCCAACCAGCAGCCCGACGATCCTGCCGCGGACGTCATGAATCGGCACTACAAAGGCAATGGCGGGATGATGGCCAGCACAGCCGGCCTCATAAGGATCGGAAATCAGGGCTTGGTCGTTTTGCAGCGCCTGCCGGAAAACCGGATGTTTTACGAACTCGTCTGCCCGATGTCCGTCCAGGCAGCTGGTCCCTCCCAGAGATGCTCCCGTTGCCGACAGGACATACATCCCGTCGTCGAAAAACATCCGCGCCTCGCTCTCTTCGTCGAGAAAACGGCGCAGCTGCTTGGGCTGGCCGAGATCGGCCAGCGGAACCCTCTGGGCGATATGGGTCAATTGCTCCCTGGCCACGGAGAGCTTCTCGTCGATTTGCCCTGCCAAAGAGGTGATTAACAGCATCTGGTCGCGAGCAATCGAAGTTTTATAGGCAGCAGCCGAATCCCGATACGCCACCCAGGCCATGGTCGACATCAGCGCCAGCACCAGTAGCGATACGGCAACCGTCATGGTCAATTTCAAACTACCGCAGATCATTTTTACCCCCGTCCTACTGGCTCGGGCAACGATCGAAACCAAGGAGCGCCTGCGACAACAGAAACGGCCCGACAGGCGGATACTCGTTAAGCCCTACCGAAACAACATGGCGATTCGGTATACGCTCCTTATCGGCATCAAAAACAAAACATTAAATTGGAAAATTCAAAAAGATTGAACGGTTAGCACATATATAAACCACAGCGGGCCACGCGGAAATCCGGATTGACCGGCGCAGCATCAATGGTTACGCGCTGTTCGGCAGACAGTGAAGGTCGAGGCGGAGGGGATTGTTTGAAGGGGAGGAGACAATGCTCTCGATAAACAAAGCGACTGCGGGAAAATTTTTCAGGAAAAGCGGCCGGGAAAGAGCGATAAGGCGGATAACGGAGAAGGGCTTCAGCTCAGCAGAGAAACGATCTCACGGTGATCGTAAATCGAGCGGCACGCCGGATACTCGGCCCGGTACGCCACGAACGGAACCCCGGCCGCGGCCGCGGCAGCCCGATCGACCTCGGAATCGCCGACAAACAGCGCCTCTTCCGGAGTGAGGGAAAAGTGTTCCAGCACCTTGTGCAGCGGCTCGGGATGGGGCTTCGGGTTCCGCACCCGGGCGGCGGTCATCACGCAACCGAAATAATCCTTCAGCCCGAACGTCTCCAGGACCAGTTCCATCGACGTCGAACGATTGGTGCAGACCGCCAGCGACACCCGTGATCGCAGCTGTTCGAGCGTCTCGCGGAAACCGGCTTCCATCCGCATCAGGGGAACCAGTTCGCGGTAGTCGATCGTTCCGGCAAGGCGAATCGCCTCTTCGCGCCGGGGATCGCCGGCAAAGAGATATTCCATCACGTCGCGGTTCGAATAGGTGTGCAGAATCCGCATCGTCTCGGTATCACCGCGATCGAGCGCCAGGCCGAAATTCTCCAGGACTTTTGCGTAAAAGGCCAGGTTGGCCTCGAAGGAGTCGAACATCACCCCGTCACAGTCGTAAATTACCGCCTTGACCTGCACATGCACCTCATTTTTCCCGGCATCTAGCACTCTTCG contains:
- a CDS encoding sensor histidine kinase — encoded protein: MSQHSISYVVGAEKRLVDVVAGNEVMPLLTSAVRGGASGALLIDDAGEVLWFGDTGLAKLPAAGGGVLVERRPLLLEGEPVGSLVLLGGAGREAYLRTVADLLAEALQILVNASLKRMLTTEMHTVVVNQSYEELVAINRELAASEARYRELAASLEVKVRERTEELRQTYAKLLQREKMASVGQLAAGVAHEINNPLGFITSNLHSLTKYADRLREMLEFSRLLLARDEEELARFRRKWQDLRLDFIMGDLDELLRQSLGGAERVKTIVSDLKGFSHVDDAEIMTVDVNEELDRTLNVLIHEIPPGTEIVREYRPLPPFLCAPALLCQALLNIIRNACEARREGLRLTVATAGDDHAITVRIADNGPGVPEPIRGRIFEPFFTTKEVGKGTGMGLAVVYDISNELGGSVELLSPPDGGACFVMTLPLRRS
- a CDS encoding GTP-binding protein, producing the protein MIEYDESQQRMVLKLVYYGPALSGKTTNLLRLHDLLAREGRGELMMLDTTDDRTIFFDLLPFFLVAPSGLKIKVKVYTVPGQVRHDATRKAVLQRADGVVFVADSQYAEGANNGESFANLEKNLALVGIDIEQLPLVVQFNKRDLKEIISETEISRIWGPTGIPVVLASALQGWGVVETFREVAGLIYDHIDLKHRLREDHGLDRATFVQRLVNRVDQPET
- a CDS encoding HD-GYP domain-containing protein, with translation MEKVLFVDDEASILSSIERLFVDNDIALSFAGNADQALEIIAQEEIAVVVSDNLMPGKRGLDFLADLKYVSPYAVKILMTAYADLPTALAAINRGEVYRFVVKPWDNDEFVETVRQSLQRYRTIKALREEDETILRSLAQTIELKDPYTKGHCGRVAAYALMLAEALHLPQRTVKDIRFGSWLHDCGKIGVPDAILNFGGPVNASDFETLKKHPDWGAEVVQQAHLSPTILNIVLSHHERYDGDGYPHGLAGEQIPLEARIVAAADVFDALTTDRPYRRAFPMRKAVEIFSSMAGSALDPQLVTIFLGVLRTNGVIPDSLAAEDEQHG
- a CDS encoding ATP-binding response regulator, yielding MEERVKILCVDDEVNVLRALERMFMDDDYEILTCSSAEEGLATLEKVQPIHIVISDYRMPIMNGVDFLREVCKQWPDTIRIVLSGYADTAAIVSAINDGQIYKFIPKPWNEDEVRVTIVNAIERYFLHQHNVQLLAELTRKNDELARINQILEEKVLERTRVLMLQNRVLSRAQNILDALPVAVLGIDPEGVVAQCNQECADLLGCELGQLVGSQADGALPAAFLDLIKPAGDGEQGRELVLRGMPLQVRIAALDEEGQQGTVVVLIRGEGR
- a CDS encoding PAS domain S-box protein; amino-acid sequence: MICGSLKLTMTVAVSLLVLALMSTMAWVAYRDSAAAYKTSIARDQMLLITSLAGQIDEKLSVAREQLTHIAQRVPLADLGQPKQLRRFLDEESEARMFFDDGMYVLSATGASLGGTSCLDGHRADEFVKHPVFRQALQNDQALISDPYEAGCAGHHPAIAFVVPIHDVRGRIVGLLVGRHNLLNDTFLGAIASLRIGTSGYVYAITAKRHLAVHKEKSRILDYVPPGRNAGIDQALAGFDGSLENLNSKSVRGISSFVHLKAVDWILACHYPLAEAYAPLVKARGRIFAFLVVALVLSTAIVWLLMKFLTAPLLGLTAHVRTVGGKRGAERFIARPGRDEIGDLAQAFNAMLAEIDRKSADLRQKQEKYRIVAQFTSELAVWHDEAGVIRFISSNCLQLTGYEDREFYARPGLFNELVHPDERDVWTNHLASPPSESWHDPLDLRIVTKSGTVRWLTHNCHRVMTPDGAPRGIRSSFQDITERKVMEEVVRAQRDFAESLIQNAAVPMFVIDAQHRVIIWNRACEELTGLPAPQVIGTSRQWQGFYDRERPTLADVVLSGDRDTAAAYFHSIAPSTMTREGLQAEGWYTHLGGKARYISFDAAPVRLADGTMIAVVETLQDITQRKIAEENVAKLRDFYLTLFEEFPAPIWRAGVNGLCNYFNRTWLDFTGRTLEQELGEGWLQNVHPDDRDHCLISYRQAFNAQEPFVIEYRLCHASGEYRWLVDNGRPFHDLTGQFAGYIGVCFDISERRKAEDELRKLMRAVEQSASSIVITDTEGTIEYVNQKFVQVTGYGLHEAIGQNPRILKSGDTQADKYRQLWETITSGGEWRGELHNKRKNGEFFWEFATIAPIYDSEGQITHYLAVKEDITARKEAERALLKSKAELVVKHEQLSSLFKQVEKAKNEWEETLNCMADLVLLIDRQGKIRRCNKAVLELTGKGNQEIVGTSWQELLLTPEMEEGAMSGRGREYYHRPSDRWFFLAHYTYGEGETGTGGGVITLHDTTEIKRVSAALEEAYGELKSAHAQMLQKEKMASIGQLAAGVAHEINNPIGFITSNLGTLGKYQDKLATFIKTLEEMLAASGDQAVIAEIAAGRKQLKIDYVLDDIGSLIAESLDGADRVRKIVQDLKSFSRVDEAECKMASVHECLDSTINIVWNEIKYKATLNKDYGDIPLIKCYPQQLNQVFMNLLVNAAHAIDKQGEIAVRTWTDEKSLFVSIADTGAGIPVENLSRIFEPFFTTKEVGKGTGLGLSISYDIVKKHGGDLSVASEVGVGTTFTVRLPMITSDSRPS
- a CDS encoding HAD family hydrolase; the encoded protein is MHVQVKAVIYDCDGVMFDSFEANLAFYAKVLENFGLALDRGDTETMRILHTYSNRDVMEYLFAGDPRREEAIRLAGTIDYRELVPLMRMEAGFRETLEQLRSRVSLAVCTNRSTSMELVLETFGLKDYFGCVMTAARVRNPKPHPEPLHKVLEHFSLTPEEALFVGDSEVDRAAAAAAGVPFVAYRAEYPACRSIYDHREIVSLLS